One segment of Echeneis naucrates chromosome 15, fEcheNa1.1, whole genome shotgun sequence DNA contains the following:
- the sfxn3 gene encoding sideroflexin-3 isoform X2: MSGELSLSINIKEPRWDQGTFMGRAKHFFMVTDPRNVLLSSETLEEARVIVENYRSGIVKSGLTEDELWRAKYVYDSAFHPDTGEKMFVIGRMSAQVPMNMSITGCMLTFYRTTPAVVFWQWVNQSFNAVVNYTNRSGDAPITVNQLGAAYVSATTGAVVTALGLKSLATRLPPIVSRFVPFAAVAAANCINIPFMRQRELKYGIPVTDENGNRLGESAYAAKQAIVQVVVSRIGMAVPAMAIPPVIMNALEKKAFMKRFPVLNAPVQVALVGLCLVFATPLCCALFPQKSSMSVSGLEPDLQERIKQTSPHTTTVYFNKGL; this comes from the exons ATGTCTGGAGAGCTGTCCCTCAGCATAAACATCAAGGAGCCACGATGGGACCAAGGCACATTCATGGGGCGCGCCAAGCACTTTTTTATGGTCACAGATCCCAGGAATGTCCTGCTCTCCTCTGAGACTCTGGAGGAGGCCAGAGTGATCGTGGAGAACTACAG ATCCGGAATCGTGAAGTCTGGCCTGACAGAGGATGAGCTCTGGAGAGCCAAGTATGTCTATGACTCCGCCTTCCACCCCGACACGGGAGAGAAGATGTTTGTGATTGGGCGGATGTCTGCTCAGGTGCCAATGAACATGTCCATCACAGGCTGCATGCTCACCTTCTACAG GACTACTCCAGCAGTGGTGTTCTGGCAGTGGGTTAACCAGTCCTTCAACGCTGTTGTCAACTACACCAACCGCAGTGGAGATGCCCCAATTACTGTGAA TCAGCTCGGTGCTGCCTATGTCAGTGCTACCACTGGAGCTGTAGTCACTGCCTTGGGACTCAAGTCCCTAGCTACG CGTCTCCCTCCAATCGTCAGCCGATTTGTCccatttgctgctgttgctgctgctaaCTGCATCAACATCCCCTTCATGAGACAGAG GGAGTTGAAATACGGTATCCCTGTGACAGATGAGAATGGAAATAGGTTAGGAGAATCTGCTTATGCTGCCAAGCAGGCCATCGTGCAGGTGGTGGTGTCGAGGATCGGCATGGCAGTGCCAGCAATGG ctATCCCCCCTGTTATAATGAACGCTCTGGAGAAGAAAGCTTTCATGAAG CGGTTCCCAGTTCTCAACGCTCCAGTCCAGGTGGCGCTTGTTGGTTTGTG CCTGGTATTTGCAACTCCTCTGTGCTGTGCCCTGTTCCCACAAAAAAG CTCCATGAGCGTGAGTGGGCTGGAGCCAGATCTGCAGGAGAGGATAAAACAGACCAGTCCCCACACCACTACTGTCTACTTCAACAAGGGACTGTAG
- the sfxn3 gene encoding sideroflexin-3 isoform X1 — MEHFHQKARMSGELSLSINIKEPRWDQGTFMGRAKHFFMVTDPRNVLLSSETLEEARVIVENYRSGIVKSGLTEDELWRAKYVYDSAFHPDTGEKMFVIGRMSAQVPMNMSITGCMLTFYRTTPAVVFWQWVNQSFNAVVNYTNRSGDAPITVNQLGAAYVSATTGAVVTALGLKSLATRLPPIVSRFVPFAAVAAANCINIPFMRQRELKYGIPVTDENGNRLGESAYAAKQAIVQVVVSRIGMAVPAMAIPPVIMNALEKKAFMKRFPVLNAPVQVALVGLCLVFATPLCCALFPQKSSMSVSGLEPDLQERIKQTSPHTTTVYFNKGL; from the exons atggaaCATTTTCACCAG AAAGCCAGGATGTCTGGAGAGCTGTCCCTCAGCATAAACATCAAGGAGCCACGATGGGACCAAGGCACATTCATGGGGCGCGCCAAGCACTTTTTTATGGTCACAGATCCCAGGAATGTCCTGCTCTCCTCTGAGACTCTGGAGGAGGCCAGAGTGATCGTGGAGAACTACAG ATCCGGAATCGTGAAGTCTGGCCTGACAGAGGATGAGCTCTGGAGAGCCAAGTATGTCTATGACTCCGCCTTCCACCCCGACACGGGAGAGAAGATGTTTGTGATTGGGCGGATGTCTGCTCAGGTGCCAATGAACATGTCCATCACAGGCTGCATGCTCACCTTCTACAG GACTACTCCAGCAGTGGTGTTCTGGCAGTGGGTTAACCAGTCCTTCAACGCTGTTGTCAACTACACCAACCGCAGTGGAGATGCCCCAATTACTGTGAA TCAGCTCGGTGCTGCCTATGTCAGTGCTACCACTGGAGCTGTAGTCACTGCCTTGGGACTCAAGTCCCTAGCTACG CGTCTCCCTCCAATCGTCAGCCGATTTGTCccatttgctgctgttgctgctgctaaCTGCATCAACATCCCCTTCATGAGACAGAG GGAGTTGAAATACGGTATCCCTGTGACAGATGAGAATGGAAATAGGTTAGGAGAATCTGCTTATGCTGCCAAGCAGGCCATCGTGCAGGTGGTGGTGTCGAGGATCGGCATGGCAGTGCCAGCAATGG ctATCCCCCCTGTTATAATGAACGCTCTGGAGAAGAAAGCTTTCATGAAG CGGTTCCCAGTTCTCAACGCTCCAGTCCAGGTGGCGCTTGTTGGTTTGTG CCTGGTATTTGCAACTCCTCTGTGCTGTGCCCTGTTCCCACAAAAAAG CTCCATGAGCGTGAGTGGGCTGGAGCCAGATCTGCAGGAGAGGATAAAACAGACCAGTCCCCACACCACTACTGTCTACTTCAACAAGGGACTGTAG